One stretch of Euphorbia lathyris chromosome 7, ddEupLath1.1, whole genome shotgun sequence DNA includes these proteins:
- the LOC136235349 gene encoding probable disease resistance protein At4g33300, with product MGVTDFFAGEIATELLKMLIQITRKSCMCKASAETLISNINELLPIIQETKLSGVELPAFRQVQLDRLSEVLRDGLELARKVQGCNRWNVYKNLQLAKKMEKLEKTVSRFIKGPMQAHILADVHHLRFDTAERFDRLEGSARRLEQRLGAMKIGVGSGGWMEETAKRVEVEEDRWESNLGNVLGVGMEVGKRKVKEMLIGRDDKEVIGICGIGGSGKTTLANEIRRDDQVRSHFQDRILFLTVSQSPNVEQLRAKIWGFVSGCHGEAVGFNDPTPNWNLKFEWRIGARMLVVLDDVWSLSVLEQLILRVAGCKTLVISRFKFPKVLNVTYEVELLREDEAISLFCLSAFGQKSMPPGADTNLIKQIINECKGLPLALKVIGSSLRDQPEMYWASAKRRLSRGEPICESHENKLLDRMAISVKFLNKKVRECFLDLGCFPEDKKIPLDVLINMWVEIHDLDVDEAFAILVELSDKNLLTLVKDARAGDLYNSYYEISVTQHDVLRDLAIHLASQGNINERKRLLMPRREAEIPKEWMRNADNPFNAQIVSIHTGEMSEMDWTAMEFPKAEVLIVNFAADKYVLPPFIENMPKLRALIVINYSTRNATLQNFSVSSNLINLRSLWLEKVSISKLAESTTTSKKLLKISLILCKINDSFDQCVIDLPQIFPSLSELTIDHCDDLMKLPPSICNMNSLNTLSITNCHNLQELPTKLGSIKSLQILRLYACPAIKLLPESICELVWLKYLDISQCVNLKCLPEKMGRLLRLEKIDMRECSRIWDLPKSAESLESLRSVICDEEISWLWNDLRKINVHVQVVEKHFSVDWLDE from the exons ATGGGGGTGACAGATTTCTTCGCCGGCGAAATCGCCACTGAGCTACTCAAAATGCTAATACAGATAACGCGTAAATCCTGTATGTGTAAAGCGAGCGCTGAGACCCTTATATCCAACATTAACGAGCTTCTCCCAATTATTCAAGAAACCAAACTCTCCGGTGTCGAACTCCCAGCTTTCCGGCAAGTGCAACTCGACCGCCTCTCCGAGGTTCTCCGCGATGGCTTGGAGCTTGCCCGCAAGGTTCAGGGCTGCAATCGCTGGAATGTCTACAAAAATCTTCAGCTTGCCAAAAAGATGGAGAAGCTTGAGAAAACTGTTTCGAGGTTTATTAAGGGACCTATGCAGGCACACATATTAGCAGATGTGCATCATTTGAGATTTGACACGGCCGAGAGATTTGACAGGCTTGAGGGCTCCGCTAGGCGACTGGAGCAAAGGCTTGGAGCTATGAAGATTGGGGTTGGTAGTGGAGGGTGGATGGAGGAGACAGCGAAGAGAGTGGAAGTGGAAGAGGATAGATGGGAAAGTAATTTAGGAAATGTGTTGGGGGTGGGCATGGAGGTCGGAAAGAGGAAGGTGAAGGAGATGCTGATCGGAAGAGATGATAAGGAGGTTATTGGGATTTGTGGAATTGGCGGCTCAGGGAAAACCACCTTGGCTAATGAAATTCGCAGAGATGATCAAGTTAGAA GTCACTTCCAGGATCGAATTTTGTTTCTGACAGTATCACAATCTCCAAATGTGGAGCAATTAAGGGCAAAAATTTGGGGTTTTGTTTCGGGATGTCATGGTGAGGCTGTTGGTTTTAATGATCCTACTCCTAACTGGAATCTGAAGTTTGAATGGAGAATTGGAGCTCGAATGTTGGTTGTTTTGGATGATGTGTGGTCACTTTCAGTGCTTGAACAACTAATTCTTAGAGTAGCAGGATGCAAAACGCTTGTGATTTCACGGTTCAAATTCCCAAAAGTTCTTAATGTTACTTATGAGGTAGAATTGTTGAGGGAGGATGAAGCAATCTCTCTATTTTGTCTCTCTGCTTTTGGTCAAAAATCCATGCCCCCTGGTGCAGACACCAATCTGATCAAACAG ATCATAAATGAGTGTAAAGGGTTACCTTTGGCTCTCAAAGTGATTGGATCTTCTCTGAGAGACCAACCTGAAATGTATTGGGCAAGTGCAAAGAGGAGATTATCAAGGGGTGAACCTATATGCGAGTCCCACGAAAACAAGTTGCTCGATAGGATGGCGATAAGTGTTAAATTCTTAAATAAGAAGGTTAGGGAATGCTTCTTAGATTTGGGTTGTTTTCCTGAAGACAAGAAAATCCCTCTTGATGTTCTTATCAATATGTGGGTGGAGATACATGACCTTGATGTGGATGAAGCTTTTGCTATTCTTGTTGAGCTTTCAGACAAGAATCTTCTCACTCTGGTGAAGGATGCACG GGCTGGAGATCTATACAACAGTTACTATGAGATATCTGTTACTCAACATGATGTATTGCGGGATCTTGCTATTCATTTAGCCAGTCAAGGAAACATAAACGAGCGCAAACGATTACTTATGCCAAGACGAGAAGCAGAGATTCCAAAAGAATGGATGAGAAATGCTGATAATCCATTCAATGCTCAAATTGTTTCAATTCATACAG GTGAGATGAGTGAAATGGACTGGACTGCAATGGAGTTCCCCAAGGCTGAAGTTCTCATAGTAAACTTCGCCGCCGACAAGTATGTCTTGCCTCCCTTCATTGAAAACATGCCAAAACTGAGAGCATTGATAGTGATAAATTACAGCACCCGAAACGCAACTCTGCAGAACTTCTCAGTTTCTTCAAATTTGATCAATTTGAGGAGTCTTTGGCTTGAAAAAGTCTCCATTTCAAAATTGGCAGAATCTACCACCACCTCAAAAAAATTGCTGAAAATATCTCTCATTTTATGCAAGATCAATGACAGCTTTGATCAATGTGTCATAGACCTACCCCAGATCTTCCCATCCCTTTCAGAGCTTACAATCGATCACTGCGACGATTTGATGAAGCTACCTCCTAGCATTTGCAACATGAACTCACTGAATACCCTGAGTATCACCAATTGCCACAATCTCCAAGAACTCCCTACCAAGTTAGGTAGTATAAAATCTCTACAAATTCTTAGACTGTATGCTTGTCCAGCTATAAAATTGCTTCCAGAAAGCATATGTGAGCTTGTGTGGTTGAAGTACCTAGACATTTCTCAATGTGTTAACTTAAAATGTCTCCCAGAGAAGATGGGGAGACTATTAAGGTTGGAGAAGATTGACATGAGAGAGTGCTCAAGGATTTGGGATTTGCCGAAGTCAGCCGAGTCATTAGAGTCTCTACGTAGCGTAATTTGTGATGAAGAAATATCTTGGCTGTGGAATGATTTGAGGAAGATTAATGTTCATGTTCAGGTTGTAGAAAAACACTTTAGTGTTGACTGGCTCGACGAGTGA